The genomic region TAGCCGTCGGCGACCAACGCGCGCTGCAGCTCGGGGCGCACGCCGTAGAGCATCTGGAACTCGAAGCGGTCGCGGCCGATGTCGCGCTCGCGCGCGAAGGTCTGCACCGCGGCGATGATGCGCGGGTCGTGGGTCGCGATGCCGGGATAGTTGCCGCGCTCGAGCAGCGCTTCGGCGGAGCGCAGAAACTGCCGCCGGATCGTCGGCATGTCCTTGTACGCGAGCGACGGCGGCTCGCCGTACGCGCCCTTGCAGAGCCGGACCCGGGCGCCGAGCGCGATCATGCGCTCGACGTCGCCCGGCGTGCGCTTGAGGTAGGCTTGCAGGACGGGGCCCACGTGCTGCGTCTCGGCGTACGCGCGCTCGAAGACGCGCAGCGTCGCGTCGGTGACCGCCGAGCCTTCCATGTCGATGCGCACGAACGGGTCGCCGTTGTGCGAGGCGGCGTCCAGGACCGCGCGCAGGTTGCCGAGCGCGAGCTCTTCGCCGACGAGCAGCCCCATCGCGGTCAGCTTCACCGAGACGTTCGACTCGACGTTGCGCGCCGGGATCGCGGCGAGCAGCTCGGCGTAGGCCTCGCGCGTGCGCTCCGCTTCCGTGCGCGAGGTCACATCCTCACCCAGGAAATCCAGCGTCGCGGTCATCCCTTGCGCGTTGAGCGCGGCGACGGCGTCCATCGCGTCGGCTACGGTCTCGCCGGCGATGAAGCGCTTGGCGAGGAAGAAGAAGCGCTGCTGGAAGGCGGGCGTTTGAATCACGTCGAGGACGGCCACGACCGGGCGGCTTCGGGGACGGGCGGAGGCGCCCCTCGGCGGACGCGCGGGGCATGGGAGGGCTCGCCTTTCCGTCTTTTTTTCGTTCAGGTGTAGGCGCGCCCCGCCGAATGCGGGAAACGGTTCCGCATGGCCTGGCGCGTCCTGGTCGCCGACGACGACCCGGAGATCTGCACGCTGATCAAGACGATCCTCGCCAAGGGACCGTACGAGATCACGCTGTGCAACGACGCGGAGAGCGCGCTCGTGCACATTCAGCACGACCAGCCGTACGACATCCTGATCAGCGACTTCATGCTGCCGGGGATCTCGGGGATCGAGTTGATCGCGCAGGTCCGCCAGAACGTCGCGACCTCGCGGATGCCGATCGTGATGATCAGCGGGCACAACAACTACGCGATGGACACGCGGGCCAAAGCGGCCGGCGCGAACGCGTTCCTCAACAAGCCGTTCACGCTCTCGCAGCTGCGCACGACGGTGCACCAGCTGCTGACCGACCCGCTCTCGGTCCTCGGCGCTTAAGCTGACCGCCCTCTCTCTTCTCAAGGTTCTCTTCGTCGCGCTCTCGCTCGGGCTCGACGTCTTCGCCGTCTCGGTCGGCGTCGGGATGAAGGGGGCCGACCGCTGGGTGAAGATCCGGATCGGCGCCGCGTTCGCGACCGCCGAGGTGACGATGACCGTGCTCGGCGTGCTGCTCGGTCAGGCCGCGGGGCGTTTTCTCGGCGACGCCGCCGGCTATCTCGGCTTCGCGGCGCTGGTCGGGGTCGGCGCCTACATGATCTACGAAGCGCTGCACGGAACCGAAGAGGGTGGCGGCTTCGACCTCT from Candidatus Eremiobacterota bacterium harbors:
- a CDS encoding response regulator: MAWRVLVADDDPEICTLIKTILAKGPYEITLCNDAESALVHIQHDQPYDILISDFMLPGISGIELIAQVRQNVATSRMPIVMISGHNNYAMDTRAKAAGANAFLNKPFTLSQLRTTVHQLLTDPLSVLGA
- a CDS encoding proline dehydrogenase family protein gives rise to the protein MDAVAALNAQGMTATLDFLGEDVTSRTEAERTREAYAELLAAIPARNVESNVSVKLTAMGLLVGEELALGNLRAVLDAASHNGDPFVRIDMEGSAVTDATLRVFERAYAETQHVGPVLQAYLKRTPGDVERMIALGARVRLCKGAYGEPPSLAYKDMPTIRRQFLRSAEALLERGNYPGIATHDPRIIAAVQTFARERDIGRDRFEFQMLYGVRPELQRALVADGYRLRVYVPYGTHWAGYFYRRITERPENALFALRSMISR